The genomic segment aaaattctttacagtctgaattattttttttttttacgttaacccCTTCATCCCCCAAACTAAAGCCAAGGTAGAATTAAGACTTTATTTCTTTGCTCATCAGAGTATACAGTCAGGTAGTTTAAATACAATGGTCCTTAAATGCAAACTGACTCGTACAACCTGATGATTGAACAGCCTCCTTTATGAAGTTACCAACACTGATACTTTTCCTCTGCTCAGGCagtggaggaggggtggagagtaCTGCCTTTTTatgctctcttctctcttcccctcagtCCCAATCTGAGAAGCAACTTGCTCCCTGGAGGCTAGGAGGGTCTCAAAAGACTTCCTGTTACTCCTGGTACTGTATTCCCTGGAGGGTGAGAAACTGACACCCTCAGCTAGGCTCTTTAAGGattctcctctctgccccttaTTGTGTCTCGAAGGGAGATGGTGATGGCATTAAAAGATTGCCTGCAACCAAAATGTAAATAGTTTATATCTACCTATTCTCGATTAACACTATGTTGTGGCCTTAATCTTATAAAACACAAATTGAATAGAAAATAGCAATACTGTTTGATCCATTTTGATATTAAGCTTCACAAACTCAAAAATATGGTGTTATGAGAGCACCATCTTGTGGCATGTTGTTTACATTGTAGGAAAGGGGGAATATTGGCAATCAGAGTCAGATTATGAATGTAAGAAATTACTTTAATAGAGGAACTATCGTTGTTTTCTGTTATATGCAGTCTTTTTGGCAAGTCCTCAAGCTGTGTGTATGGGCATGACAATTTCCCAGCCACAGGATATGGACATGCTCAACTCTGGGCACCAGATAACACTCCAATGTGAATCTTGACTGACGGCAAGCCAGACCAAGTTAGTACATGTGTGAGTAGTCCTGGGGAAGTCCTAACCGTATtgttattaactagtggcccggtgcacaaatttgtgcacattgaaaggaaattaattagaagaaatattttaatatcactatttgtcctttctctataatagaagtgtcagagatgaaagaaattataaaatgtacatgaaaataatatataaattgatgaataaaaaacAATAGCAATATGACATAACGagtattttccatgaaatttttactgtcggAATCTtcgtttatcattaattttttaaaaatatgctgggtattctggaaaatttatataatttggacaaactttgcctttgctacaacatcgagtaaattttccatcagatggtttttcattggagaaatttagggataggcaaaattgacatgtgacagtcattccaccacaactgtgtTCGATATGAAGTCAGTttctaccagtattggtagtacttgttgatgactgttcttcaGCCATATTCTGTCGATGACATTGCtttcttttggcttcagaggtacattgtgGCAAGTTGGTTTTCAGACATACTCTGTCCACAATTTTGACTttagaatgtcaacaaaaaacgtgacatcattacccagtgcccacagccaccgtttgtgggctgggctgggccatggcagcgttggctgcgatttggtgggctgcagctctggggtggtggtggggcctgtgtcctacctgggggaagccgagtgttgctttgtgggtgccaggtccatggtgctgtttctctgtgtgtcacggcagcttctgcattgagcgtctgccccctggtggtcagtgcacgttatagcaacCGGTCAGactgggaaggacacttagcatattagccttttatatgtatggATTAGTGCAGCTAATCAAAGGGTGCAAGGAAAGATTTCTACTCATCTTTCTCTTGCCCAATGCCCCAAGAAGGCTGTGCTCACTTtgtattcattaattattgtataacAAATCAAACTTAGAGGTTTAAAACAAGAAACATTTGTTATCTGGGGAGAGATCTGGAATTCATTCAGCAGTTTATGTGGGTGACTCAGTTTGTACTCAGGATGTCAGCAGAGATAATAGTTATTTGAGAGCTTGACTGGAAGACTCCTTACAAGACTCACAGATTTAGCATTTGGCTGGAAGCCTCAGTTATTTTTTGGGGGGCTTTCCAAAGACCTACTGTTTTTCATTTGGGCCTCTCTATAGGTTGCTCCCAATAGACCTTTCCCTAGTGATTAACCTGAGAGATAGAAATCAATGTCTTCTAGAACCTAGCCTCAGAAGTGACATGCAATCACTTTTTCTGTATTCTCTTACACAGACCAAACCTAATACAGTATGGGAAAGGTTTACATAAAGGTGTAAATACCGAGGTTGGGATCATTGGAAGACATTTTAGAGGCTAACACAGTCTGCCCTGACTCCCATAATTCACATCCCTCTTATATGAAAATTAGACTTAGCCTCTCCCTAAACTCTTGAAAACCTCATTACATTATAGCTTCAGCTCAAAATTCAGAATCTCATCACTGAAATCTGACCCTGGTACAGGTGAGGTTTTTGAGGTATGTTTCTGAAATACAATTAAAGTATGGTTTCTTCCAAGCTAAGGACTTGTACACTAAAGGGGAAATTTATGTCTCCCAAACACCCAATTTACAATGGCTGCACAGGCAGAGGAGTGTCCTAAGTTTAGGAACAGTCAGAGGCCCACTCTTAGATAGAATTACCATGCCATTCAGCAATTCACTCCTTGGTAAACCCAAagtaataaaaaagatatattcagACAGAAACTTATATGAATTTTCATATAAGCATCATTCAAATGTCTACCAAAAAATGTGCTATATCTGTGTAGTGGAATATCATTCAGTTACAAAAAGGAAATACttacacatgctacaatatggatgaaccttgaacacATTATGCTAAATGTATACTTTCATCTGTGTAATATGTTCAGAATAGGTAACTATAGACAAAAAGTTGATTAGTGAATGCCAGAAGGTAGGGACATTAGGGAATTGAATTACAGGAATTTTTACTGGGGGTGGTTGattgaaaaaagcaaaaaataccaTTTGGCATGTAATAAATTCTCCATACCAAAAAAGATGAAATGTTTTTAGACATGCAAAGGATGAAAGACCAGCAAATCTGCAttctaagaaaaatttaaagcccTTCTACCAggtaagatatataaataaaagttcacagtatttattaaatttgtggtaattttatttataacaggaacaaaatttatttttacatatatgtacaagtcatttattttctttacataaaaatagaaatatttatatatttacaaaaatattaaaacatacagACTTTACAAATAAAGCAAACAGGAGTTCACAAAGGACACTTGGAAATATACACACTGAAAAAGACATTAAACAAACATgacaaaacatttaaattaagacTCCAGAGTTGCTATTTCAAAAGATATTAATTTGTTAAGGCAAATAAAATGTCTCAAATACTAATAGATGGTAAACAAAATTTAGGTAAGATTGTGTAGGTAAAATTACATGAGCTTCTTTACTAaaacattcaattttattttacctctaaaacaaaaatcagatgactattttttaaaaaatatttagatttccTGATTTATACTGAGAACTTTGAACTTtttcacattaaattttaaaatattttaagaggctTGCATCCTCTACTTAGAAGGGGGGCAGAAATCCCTTGCAGGATATTCATTTCAACATTAAATTGAAAATCacaatatttattcttaattttttaaattaaaacctaACTTTTCTGACTAACCTTCATGATCCGCTATAACAGATATTAATAAGATATCACAATCGTCGTAAATTCTTCTTGCTTTTCACAGTACCAGGCAGAGGGCCCATTTTATAACTGGCTTTTAGAGGCTTGCCATTCAAACAGTCTTCGGTGGTATGATAATTACACAGACATCTTGTACAgtaatcaaacccacagccttctCGTTTGCAGACTGCCCTTTGCAAATAGCAATCATATTTTGCAGGTGAATTACAGCGAATACAGGCTTTGaggctttcattctttttcaaagtCTTGGCAACCTAGAAAGAAAATCCATAAACAAATTTTAGTGAAGACTGAATTGAATGTAACTTCGGAAAAACAAGAATGGCACCTCTGTACTCTCCACAATACAGGTAATAAAGAATCAATGTCACACATAGAGAACTCCTTCTTTCCCCAAAGGACCCTCACCCTGATATTATCAATGAGCTAGAGATAATATCAGCCAGTTCAGTAGCAATTTCCTAATGctacttttaaatatgttcttttcCTTCATGAATGCTACTCACACATCAATGCCTAAATTAAATAGGCACCTTTTCTGTGAAGTTTTCCTAGTATCACTCAGGAATTGGCTGCACTTTTACCTctagttttatgttttcttaaagtGCCTatcatattacatattttttctttaatgtgttATCTTTCATTCTAGATTATAAGGCTATGAAGGTTACTACCATGTTTTCTTCTCTATGCAGTACCCGATAAGACAGCAGATACTCAAAAAATGCTTTGGAATAAACTTACATTATAACAGGCATCAGagtaataaagagagaatactaAATTTcattacataaaatttatattgaCCAACAAATGAggtcaatattttatttcaaaacatataCTCTTTTAACTATGAGTTTTAAATTAAGTTTGCAAAATTATCCATGAGAACTTTTGTAATACACAATACCCAGTGATGTGAAGGTTTAATAGGAGGCCCTGAATTTCTGTAAGTTGGCCCTTTTCTGCTTAGATAGCAAAGTGTTTTAAAATCAAGAGTCTCCATTATTTTCTTAGCGTTTCTTAATTAAATTTCAACATCACTAAACTGTCTAATAATGccaaatgtatattatttttatcatagaAAGGCAACTCTGTACTTTCCCAACATATTAGTTGAGTtatgaaataatttcttaatttctaaCACTTTTGGGAGTAGAATGAAGGGTACAGAAGATTAGGTCTCCATTAATAGTTCTAATTATGCTATGATTAAATTTAAAGTTCTCCCTTTCTTACTCTAAATCCTCTTAACAATAAATGCCCCATATGACTCTAATTAATcgataaacaaaaaaattacctCAGAGAATTCATTGTGCCAACTGTAAGTAGAACCTTTCTGATCAACTGGATCAGATAACTTGTCTCGAGCATCATTTTTGAGGGGAGTTTGGGTTGCTGACTTTTGAACAGAGGCCAATGCAGTTCTAAACATAACATATTCTCTGGTTGAAGCATGTGATGAAAACTTAATGttcttttcctaattaaaaaaaaaagttttaataggATTTCAATTTATTTAcacatgcttaaaaaaaaaacagccacatAAAAGTATTCACACAAACATTTAAAGGCTAATAACTAAGCTATCGACAGAAATTACAAACCAAATTGTGAGCACTTGAGATGCTTAGTCTATATAGCATTGAATACATGATTTATCAAGTTCTGCCAGAACAGTAATTCTTCCTACCAACAGCAGAGGGCAATTAGTCAAGCTTAAGTGTCACTCCAGTGTCATGAAAAGATTCAATACCACCTTTTACATTAGAAAATTTTCCATTAGCACCAGCTTCTtgataaagaaattaaacttGGAGAATGAAAGCAATACTAATCTAGAGCAACTCAGCTAGTAAGCAGCACCAAAATTTGGACCTAAGTCTGCCAACTCCTCagtctgaaattttaaatatatattgatctTGAAGTATTTCTGACAGTAAATTAATTCTTTCCTATATTAAGAATCTTCagtatgtaaatattttactatatatctgataagtgaaaaaatacacacaaaatggCAACCTATATTAGCTGTATGATCAACACACACTGAGAACTGAGTAATTTTCCCTTTGGACATTCCATTTTTAGGACTAAATGATTGAAGTGggattcctttccctttccctataAATTTTATGAGTTCTACTCAAGTTTGAAATGCTTTTTGAATGTAACAGATTTCCAGATTACCtgttatcttttctattttcccCCTTCTATTTCTAATGGTAAAGATCACTAGCTACTGTATATTAAACTGAAAACATCAACTGCAAAGACTTACAGTAACTCTTTGTATTGCTTTATTGTACAGCTGCAATGCCCGCTTATCATCTTCTAGAATCTTCTTCCAAGTTATGCTCACTTTAGACacactggaaaaataaatgattatgaaATACACAATTAAAGCATCACAAAGAGCTCAGATGAATATACtacagaaacattaataatgcaaacaaaaaatttttattagcaCTGTTTCTTAAACTTAACTTTATATTAGAATTGCCCAGGGCACTTAAGATTTAAGGACACCTCATGCTTAGCATTTGGGTTGAATTGGTCTAAAATGGGGAAAAgagttctgtattttttaaaaagttccctaTCAAGTAATTTTAAGTGCATCCAGGCTTAAGAACTACTGATTTATATTTCACTAGAGGgtaagtgcatgaatttgtgcaccagtggggtccctcggcctggcctgtggggtcaggctgaaaccggctctccaacatcccttgaggggtcccagattgtgagatggcaCAAGCCAGGCCACGGGACCCCACAAATGCACAATTGgggtgcgggaggttggccagccggggaaggaccgcgggagggctccagggtgtgtccagcctatctcactcagtcccaatcggccagaccctagcagcaagctaatcaACCGATCAgaatgtctgcccctggtggttagtgcacttcatagtgactggttgaccagtcaactatctgccccccacggtggtcagtgcatatcatagcaactggtcaactgtctgccccctagtggtcagtatatgtcatagtgagcggttgagcatccttagcatatcattagcatattacgctttgattggttgaacagacacttagcatattaggcttttatcatataggattttttttttacattatctgCAAACATCAAGGAAGTAGCCACTGCTTACTATTTGTTAGCTATTTGGTAAAAGTTGTAGACAAATTTCAAAGTGCTTTAGGACACACTGTTATTAGCAGAAATCAACTTGTGATGTTGGTTATCCCTTAAGAAGCTAGccaacaataaaaatcaatatttgctTATCTGTTTTGCTTTAGCTACATAAAGACCAGCGTAAAACACTTGCTAAGAGTACTTCTGCACACTTAAAAGCTACATTAAAAATGGCCTAAAAGACcagaaatcatttattttaagtGCAACAAGTCACAATGCTTATTAGACCTGTACACTAGAACTAGACATTGTTTTATACTTAAGCCAGAAAGATGCAGCTTACATAACAGAAATTTCAGAACCTGAAGAAACAAAGATACCAAtctaacaaaaataatttgcattagTGTATTTTACGAATACACTCAAAGCAACACTTACTTGATTAAGTCCATATCGCTGAGCTGTGTTAAAATACTTGCTAAGAGATGTCTGAGTCCCCTTCGAAAGAGTTCACTGAGAATATCTACATATTCTAGGCCCATTTTTCTGCCAATTATAGTCTGTAGCCTAAAATCTACATTATACTCCTTTAGCTTCTCCCAATCTATTTTATGATTTCGCCTGGCACTCCTTTTTAATGTTGAACAAACCACTTTTGCGAAATGAAGAGCTGGCATCAAGTTTTTGTTGGGATACTGGCTTGGGCTTTGAGTCTGAGGTAGGCAAAACTGTGGACTGCCACTGCAATTTTCTTCCAGGGAAAGGCTAGCCTCTTCCTGTTCATCCAGGACACTCTTTTGGGAAAATGATAAATAGCCACTGTCTTCACAAGGTCCATTGGTTTCTAGTTCTTCTATTTCATTTGAACTATTAAGTGTTTGTTGCACATGTTGATTTTCCTTGTTATGCAAGGGCTTGTTCTCAGTTTCAAGTTCTACAATCCTGGGGCTCACAATCGGTGACCCAATATCTGATAGCTTTTCATAGTCTTTAATGCAGTCTTTATTAGAACTTTCCAAACATGCAGAAGTGTAGGAACCTAGCCTTCCACTGTCATCAGGTTTTACCAGCTTAACTCCAGAATGAACATGGTTATAGTTAAAATCACACTTCATTTTGATAGAAAGAGAAGTTTCTCTGCAACCTATAAAAAGAACATAACATATTTACTTCTTAATAACAAATTTCAACATATCCTTACTACTTAAATTGGGATATAAGATTTAATTACTTTGCATCTCTTAGCACTGTGTATTGTCTAAGTGGCTGTGAAGTTATCAAAGTTTAATTATGGAGATGTGACAATATgaggaaatattattttatatatacatatcttatTCTTAAAAAGGTCCTTCAAAACAGATTGCTCTTAGACATGTATAGCTAACTACATCTGACTTTCAGAATCTATATTGACTGAGTAAAAAATAGTGAAAGAGGGACCATTTAACAAATATCTGTGCTTAGGGAAAAAATAAGGAGATGTGAGGTATCAGGAGTGGGGTCTCAGGTCAGAGATACCCTTACATTAATCAAAGACTTCTAGAATCAGTGTTGATACCATGGACTTGAAATGACACTAGTCAGCTTTACTTAAGCATAACTCAAAAAAGCAAACACTTGTTTAAGGTTGTACCATCAGCCAAAGGCCTTAGGAATCAGTTAAATTATCTTAAATCAGGTCTTCTCAAAGTTGTACTCTACTGACCTTTGGACAAGATAATTCATCATCGTTGAGGGCTGTCCCATGCACTGTAGGATACTTAGTAGCTTTTATGCCAGTCACAGCCCCGACCCCTTAGGTAGGATAATGAAAAATGTCTCGTCACCAGTTATTGCCAAATGTTGGGAATGGTGGTGACAGCAAAGTCTCTCCCATTatccagttgagaaccactgcttgaAAAGATTAGGATTTTGTCAGGCAATAGAGGCTGGAAAGGGCACTCACAGAGTGTGAGCAAGGGCACTATATTGGGAAGG from the Eptesicus fuscus isolate TK198812 chromosome 10, DD_ASM_mEF_20220401, whole genome shotgun sequence genome contains:
- the FBXO5 gene encoding F-box only protein 5; this encodes MSRRACSCSPSSSSSSSSSSSSSCSCSCSAVTAPRRPGSLNSCRETSLSIKMKCDFNYNHVHSGVKLVKPDDSGRLGSYTSACLESSNKDCIKDYEKLSDIGSPIVSPRIVELETENKPLHNKENQHVQQTLNSSNEIEELETNGPCEDSGYLSFSQKSVLDEQEEASLSLEENCSGSPQFCLPQTQSPSQYPNKNLMPALHFAKVVCSTLKRSARRNHKIDWEKLKEYNVDFRLQTIIGRKMGLEYVDILSELFRRGLRHLLASILTQLSDMDLINVSKVSITWKKILEDDKRALQLYNKAIQRVTEKNIKFSSHASTREYVMFRTALASVQKSATQTPLKNDARDKLSDPVDQKGSTYSWHNEFSEVAKTLKKNESLKACIRCNSPAKYDCYLQRAVCKREGCGFDYCTRCLCNYHTTEDCLNGKPLKASYKMGPLPGTVKSKKNLRRL